The Hydrogenobacter thermophilus TK-6 genome window below encodes:
- a CDS encoding TonB-dependent receptor, whose translation MRRTVGMLGLIMLSTSLAKEVQVEEVSVTATRTERKTEDVPASVSVVGKEKLEQRPMLNLYDALQGIPGVNITTRNQGYDTRLIIRGAGLKATYGVREIMVLLNGVPITDPDSLTRLDFVDTSLIERVEVVKGPNSTLWGVNSAGGVINVITRSPFERKGGFIKLSLGDYNTQNHNLYYSTPLGKGFYIGFNASRRQTDNSWRSHNKFWTNQITLQPSYMFEDGSAWENYISYTKASLELPGSLVVDPKRKIDQWSEFKRTGNVPQTADPWRHMGRYSEILFMSSKLDKTLENFQIIPVIYINHWQHYHPVTGRINDANTWIYGLDFQTNYRHSLGVLTGGFTVRHDDQNTDYFKYRNIKVVGGRIVSTLSDSRGELLERQNQKTTLAGVFLQESIQRGRWIVDIGARLDRVKFDISGYKWGDYSFSKGNYVSCPDPSIDNCFSYSREKTYTAVSPRIGVVYKLSPVIHLYGNISTGATTPSSSELSSNPNLKLSKVINYEVGLKARHSRFSLDTALYLMQVKDEVVRVIQPDGYTQFTNAGKTEKKGLEISGSYRLFDGLDVGVSFAYSDYKFKDFSEIVGSTNVSRNGNRLPYIPMHQYSLFASYTHSSGFRFRVQTDTWGEYYMDNANTEKYGGYDFLTSISVGYAKKNFDVALMVDNLFNKKYAVEVTKDTSGVKRYTPGPPRTFLVRVSYSF comes from the coding sequence AAACATAACCACGAGGAATCAGGGATACGACACAAGGCTCATCATAAGAGGTGCGGGACTAAAGGCAACTTACGGTGTGAGAGAGATAATGGTGCTTTTAAACGGCGTCCCTATCACCGACCCGGATAGCCTGACCAGGCTTGATTTTGTAGACACTTCTCTCATTGAGAGGGTAGAGGTTGTCAAAGGACCCAATTCAACGCTCTGGGGTGTCAACTCTGCGGGTGGAGTGATAAATGTGATAACGAGGAGTCCTTTTGAGAGAAAGGGAGGGTTTATAAAACTCAGCCTGGGAGACTACAACACTCAGAACCACAACCTTTATTACTCTACACCTCTGGGCAAGGGCTTTTACATAGGTTTTAACGCAAGCAGAAGGCAAACGGATAACTCCTGGAGATCTCACAACAAGTTCTGGACCAACCAGATTACCCTACAGCCCTCTTACATGTTTGAGGACGGCAGCGCCTGGGAAAACTACATAAGCTACACAAAGGCAAGCCTTGAGCTTCCCGGCTCCCTGGTGGTAGACCCCAAAAGAAAGATAGACCAGTGGTCAGAGTTTAAAAGAACCGGCAATGTCCCACAGACTGCAGACCCCTGGAGGCACATGGGAAGGTACTCTGAGATACTCTTTATGAGCTCAAAGCTGGACAAAACCTTGGAAAACTTTCAAATAATCCCAGTTATCTATATAAATCACTGGCAACACTACCACCCCGTTACGGGCAGGATAAACGATGCCAACACATGGATTTACGGCTTGGACTTTCAGACAAATTACAGACACAGTCTTGGTGTGCTGACGGGTGGTTTTACGGTAAGGCACGATGACCAAAACACTGACTACTTCAAGTACAGAAACATAAAAGTCGTGGGCGGAAGAATAGTCAGCACTCTGTCAGACAGCAGGGGAGAACTGCTTGAGAGACAAAACCAAAAGACAACCCTTGCGGGCGTTTTCCTTCAGGAATCCATTCAGAGAGGCAGGTGGATAGTTGATATAGGTGCGAGGTTAGACAGGGTAAAGTTTGACATATCCGGATACAAGTGGGGGGATTACTCTTTTAGCAAAGGAAACTATGTAAGCTGTCCAGACCCGTCCATAGATAACTGCTTCTCCTACTCAAGGGAGAAAACCTACACAGCTGTCAGTCCAAGGATAGGCGTTGTGTATAAGCTTTCTCCTGTAATACACCTTTACGGAAACATCTCCACAGGTGCCACCACACCCTCCAGCAGTGAACTATCCTCAAACCCGAACCTAAAGTTGTCAAAGGTGATTAACTACGAAGTAGGTTTGAAGGCAAGACACAGTAGATTTTCCTTAGACACAGCTCTATACCTTATGCAGGTAAAGGATGAGGTGGTAAGAGTTATACAGCCAGATGGATACACGCAATTTACCAACGCTGGCAAAACCGAAAAGAAGGGACTGGAAATCTCTGGGTCCTACAGGCTTTTTGATGGCCTTGATGTGGGTGTGTCTTTCGCCTACTCAGATTACAAGTTTAAAGATTTTAGCGAGATTGTGGGAAGCACGAATGTAAGCAGGAACGGCAACAGACTTCCTTACATACCTATGCACCAATACTCTCTCTTTGCAAGTTATACCCATTCATCCGGCTTCAGGTTCAGAGTTCAGACGGACACATGGGGAGAGTACTATATGGATAACGCCAATACGGAAAAGTACGGTGGCTATGACTTTCTGACGAGCATCAGCGTAGGGTACGCAAAGAAGAACTTTGATGTGGCACTGATGGTAGACAACCTCTTCAACAAAAAGTATGCTGTTGAAGTCACTAAAGACACATCAGGCGTAAAAAGATACACTCCCGGACCACCCAGAACTTTTTTAGTAAGGGTAAGCTACAGCTTTTGA